The Zootoca vivipara chromosome 16, rZooViv1.1, whole genome shotgun sequence genome has a segment encoding these proteins:
- the KHSRP gene encoding far upstream element-binding protein 2: MSDYNAGGPPPPSAGPPGAGGGAGPPGPPNQGGAGGAGQAGGAAGTGPGGIRKDAFADAVQRARQIAAKIGGDTATTVNNTTPDFGFGGQKRQLEDGDQPESKKMAPQPEPMPPPPQLGPIHPPPRSTVTEEYRVPDGMVGLIIGRGGEQINKIQQDSGCKVQISPDSGGMPERSVSLTGSPDSVQKAKMMLDDIVSRGRGGPPGQFHDNANGQNGTVQEIMIPAGKAGLVIGKGGETIKQLQERAGVKMILIQDGSQNTNVDKPLRIIGDPYKVQQACEMVMDILRERDQGGFGDRNEYGSRIGGGIDVPVPRHSVGVVIGRSGEMIKKIQNDAGVRIQFKQDDGTGPEKIAHIMGPPDRCEHAARIINELLQSLRSGPPGPPGSGMPPGGRGRGRGQGNWGPPGGEMTFSIPTHKCGLVIGRGGENVKAINQQTGAFVEISRQLPPNGDPNFKLFIIRGSPQQIDHAKQLIEEKIEGPLCPVGPGPGPGGPPGPAPMGPFNPGPFNQGPPSAPPHPGGPPPPQYPPQGWGNAYPQWQPPAPHDPSKAAAAADPNAAWAAYYSHYYQQPPGPVPGAPPAPTAPPVQGEPPQPPPTGQSDYTKAWEEYYKKLGQQPQQPGAPPQQDYTKAWEEYYKKQAQVATGAGPTAPPGPQPDYSAAWAEYYRQQAAYYGQTPGAGGPVPPPTQQGQQAQ; this comes from the exons ATGTCGGACTATAACGCCGGCGGTCCGCCGCCGCCCTCAGCTGGGCCGCCGGGCGCCGGTGGGGGAGCCGGACCGCCAGGGCCACCCAACCAAGGGGGCGCCGGCGGGGCCGGGCAGGCCGGCGGAGCGGCGGGTACCGGACCTGGCGGGATCCGCAAGGACGCCTTCGCCGACGCGGTCCAGCGAGCCCGGCAG ATAGCAGCTAAAATTGGGGGGGACACAGCCACAACAGTGAACAACACTACACCTGACTTTGGATTTGGTGGTCAGAAGAGACAACTAGAGGATGGAG acCAACCAGAGAGCAAGAAAATGGCTCCCCAGCCAGAAC CCATGCCACCACCCCCTCAGCTTGGACCGATCCATCCTCCCCCCAG GTCTACAGTGACTGAAGAGTACAGAGTACCTGATGGCATGGTGGGACTCA TCATAGGAAGAGGTGGGGAACAGATCAACAAAATACAGCAGGACTCTGGATGCAAAGTACAGATCTCTCCAG ACAGTGGAGGGATGCCAGAGCGAAGTGTGTCTCTGACAGGATCACCAGACTCTGTGCA GAAGGCAAAAATGATGCTTGATGATATCGTGTCTCGGGGACGTGGTGGGCCACCTGGTCAGTTCCACGATAATGCCAATGGGCAGAATGGCACAGTGCAGGAAATCATGATCCCAGCTGGGAAAGCAGGCCTGGTGATTGGCAAGGGAGGGGAGACCATTAAGCAGTTGCAG GAACGAGCTGGAGTGAAAATGATTTTAATTCAAGACGGTTCACAAAACACAAATGTAGACAAGCCCCTTCGGATAATTGGTGATCCTTACAAAGTACAG CAAGCCTGTGAAATGGTAATGGACATCTTACGAGAACGGGACCAAGGAGGCTTTGGTGACCGAAATGAGTACGGTTCCAGGATTGGTGGAGGAATAGAT GTCCCTGTGCCCAGGCATTCTGTTGGTGTGGTTATTGGGCGTAGTGGTGAGATGAttaagaaaatacaaaatgacGCTGGAGTTCGGATACAGTTCAAGCAAG ATGATGGGACAGGCCCTGAGAAGATTGCCCATATCATGGGTCCCCCTGACAGATGCGAGCACGCCGCCAGGATTATCAATGAGCTTCTCCAGAGTCTCCGG AGTGGCCCGCCAGGTCCCCCAGGCTCAGGAATGCCTcctggaggcagaggcagaggcagggggcagggtaaTTGGGGGCCCCCTGGAGGAGAGATGACATTCTCTATCCCCACTCACAAGTGCGGACTGGTTATTGGCAGAG GTGGAGAAAACGTAAAGGCTATCAATCAGCAGACAGGAGCCTTTGTAGAAATATCTCGGCAGCTACCACCCAATGGAGACCCTAACTTCAAGCTGTTCATCATCCGGGGATCACCTCAACAAATTGACCATGCCAAGCAGCTCATTGAAGAGAAGATTGAG GGTCCCCTCTGTCcagttggaccaggacctgggccTGGTGGACCTCCTGGACCGGCTCCAATGGGCCCCTTCAACCCAGGGCCTTTTAATCAAGGGCCACCTAGTGCCCCCCCTCA TCCTGGAGGGCCACCACCTCCACAATACCCACCTCAAGGCTGGGGGAATGCCTATCCACAGTGGCAGCCTCCTGCTCCTCATGACCCAA GtaaagcggcggcagcggcagacCCCAACGCTGCCTGGGCAGCTTATTACTCGCACTACTACCAGCAGCCCCCGGGCCCAGTTCCAGGAGCACCACCTGCCCCCACGGCACCACCAGTGCAAGGAGAGCCACCCCAACCGCCCCCCACCGGACAGTCAGACTACACTAAAGCATGGGAGGAGTATTACAAAAAACTAG gccagcagccccagcagcctgGAGCTCCACCACAGCAGGACTACACAAAAGCCTGGGAAGAGTATTATAAGAAGCAAG CTCAAGTAGCTACTGGGGCAGGGCCAACGGCACCACCAGGACCTCAACCAGACTACAGTGCAGCCTGGGCAGAATACTACAGACAACAAGCTGCGTACTATGGACAGACGCCTGGCGCTGGTGGCCCAGTGCCACCACCCACACAGCAGGGACAGCAG GCTCAGTGA